In Listeria monocytogenes, the following proteins share a genomic window:
- a CDS encoding pyruvate carboxylase — MNRIKKVLVANRGEIAIRVMRACTELKIKTVAIYSQEDTGSFHRYKSDEAYLVGAGKKPIDAYLDIENIIEIAKESGADAIHPGYGFLSENIEFARRCEQEGIIFVGPKSKHLDMFGDKIKAKEQALLADIPVIPGSNGPVAGIKEVEEFGEKNGYPLMIKASLGGGGRGMRVVESKEHVKESFERASSEAKAAFGNDEVYVEKCVMNPKHIEVQILGDTHGNIVHLFERDCSIQRRHQKVVEVAPCNAITSDLRNRICDAAVKLMKNVDYINAGTVEFLVEGDDFYFIEVNPRVQVEHTITEMITGIDIVQSQLFIADGYALHDQLVAIPKQEDIHIHGSAIQSRITTEDPLNNFMPDTGRVDTYRSTGGFGVRLDAGNGFQGTVVTPFYDSLLVKLCTWGMTFEQATRKMRRNLIEFRIRGVKTNIPFLLNVVRHPDFASGNYNTSFIDTTPELFKFPHIRDRGTKTLRYIGNVTVNGFPGIKHRDKPVYAEPRLPKIPYGSQISPGTKQILDAKGPEGVVDWVKKQEEVLLTDTTLRDAHQSLLATRVRSKDIFQIADAMAHLLPNMFSFEMWGGATFDVAYRFLNEDPWVRLETLRKQIPNVMFQMLLRGANAVGYKNYPDNVIREFVKQSAQSGVDVFRVFDSLNWIKGMEVSIDAVREAGKVVEATICYTGDIDDDTRTKYTIDYYKDMAKELVAQGTHILGIKDMAGLLKPQAAYRLIGELKDTVDVPIHLHTHDTSGNGIYTYAAAVSAGVDIVDVASSAMSGATSQPSMTGLYYGLVNGNRQTNLDAQNSQIINHYWEDVRHYYKDFDNALNSPQTEVYIHEMPGGQYTNLQQQAIAVGLGDRWDEVKEMYTVVNKMFGDIVKVTPSSKVVGDLALFMVQNELSEEDVYEKGDTIDFPDSVIEFFMGEIGQPYGGFPEKLQKLVLKGRTPLADRPGALMEPVNFLDVKTELKEKMGYEPTEKDVISYILYPKVFLDYQEMINKYGDVTVLDTPTFYKGMRLGETIEVELEKGKILLIKLNSIGEPIADGTRVIYFELNGQPREINIQDMNVQSTVIARRKIDTTNPEHVGATMTGSVIQVVVKKGDSVKKGDPLLITEAMKMETTIQAPFDGEVSSIYVSDGDTIESGDLLIEVNRI; from the coding sequence ATGAATCGAATTAAAAAAGTATTAGTAGCAAATCGCGGAGAAATTGCAATCCGTGTTATGCGTGCGTGTACTGAACTCAAAATCAAAACAGTGGCTATTTATTCACAAGAAGATACTGGTAGTTTTCACCGGTATAAATCAGATGAAGCTTATCTGGTTGGAGCAGGGAAAAAGCCTATTGATGCGTATCTAGATATCGAAAACATAATAGAGATTGCTAAAGAATCTGGTGCAGACGCGATTCATCCGGGATATGGTTTCTTGTCCGAAAACATTGAATTTGCTCGTCGTTGTGAGCAAGAAGGCATTATTTTCGTTGGTCCTAAATCAAAACACCTAGATATGTTTGGTGACAAAATCAAAGCAAAAGAACAAGCTCTATTAGCTGATATTCCAGTAATTCCGGGAAGTAATGGACCGGTTGCTGGTATTAAAGAAGTAGAAGAATTTGGTGAGAAAAACGGCTACCCATTAATGATTAAAGCTTCCCTTGGAGGCGGCGGTCGTGGTATGCGTGTCGTAGAATCAAAAGAACATGTTAAAGAAAGCTTTGAACGTGCATCCTCAGAAGCGAAAGCGGCATTTGGAAATGATGAAGTATATGTAGAAAAATGTGTAATGAATCCAAAACATATTGAAGTACAAATTCTTGGGGATACACATGGTAATATTGTTCATTTATTCGAACGTGACTGCTCTATTCAACGTCGTCATCAAAAAGTAGTGGAAGTTGCACCTTGTAATGCGATTACATCTGATCTTCGTAACCGTATTTGTGATGCTGCAGTAAAACTAATGAAAAATGTTGACTACATTAATGCAGGGACAGTTGAATTTTTAGTTGAAGGCGATGACTTTTACTTTATTGAAGTAAATCCTCGTGTACAAGTAGAGCATACGATTACAGAAATGATTACTGGGATTGATATCGTTCAATCACAACTATTCATTGCGGATGGTTATGCACTTCATGATCAATTAGTGGCTATCCCTAAACAAGAAGATATTCATATTCACGGCTCTGCTATTCAAAGCCGTATTACAACGGAAGATCCGCTTAATAACTTTATGCCAGATACTGGCCGAGTAGATACGTATCGTTCTACTGGTGGATTTGGTGTTCGTTTGGATGCTGGTAATGGTTTCCAAGGAACAGTTGTAACACCATTTTATGATTCCTTACTCGTAAAATTATGTACTTGGGGAATGACATTCGAACAAGCAACGCGCAAAATGCGTCGTAACTTAATTGAATTCCGTATCCGTGGTGTCAAAACGAACATTCCTTTCTTATTAAATGTTGTTCGTCATCCGGATTTTGCAAGTGGTAATTATAATACAAGCTTTATTGATACAACACCAGAACTATTTAAATTCCCACATATTCGTGACCGCGGTACGAAAACGTTGCGTTATATTGGTAATGTAACGGTTAATGGTTTCCCTGGAATTAAGCACCGTGATAAACCTGTTTATGCAGAACCACGCTTGCCAAAAATTCCGTACGGTTCGCAAATCTCTCCAGGAACAAAACAAATTTTGGATGCAAAAGGTCCAGAAGGCGTTGTAGACTGGGTGAAAAAACAAGAAGAGGTACTTTTAACAGATACTACACTTCGGGATGCACATCAATCTCTACTTGCAACGCGTGTTCGCTCGAAAGACATTTTCCAAATAGCGGATGCAATGGCTCATTTATTACCAAATATGTTCTCCTTTGAAATGTGGGGCGGCGCGACTTTTGACGTTGCTTACCGTTTCCTAAATGAAGATCCTTGGGTGCGCCTAGAAACACTTAGAAAACAAATTCCAAACGTAATGTTCCAAATGTTACTTCGTGGAGCTAATGCAGTTGGATATAAAAACTATCCTGATAATGTTATTCGTGAATTCGTTAAGCAATCCGCACAATCCGGTGTCGATGTATTCCGCGTGTTTGACAGCTTAAACTGGATCAAAGGCATGGAAGTATCTATTGACGCTGTTCGTGAAGCAGGGAAGGTTGTAGAGGCTACTATCTGCTATACAGGAGATATTGATGACGATACAAGAACGAAATATACCATTGATTACTATAAAGATATGGCAAAAGAGCTCGTTGCTCAAGGGACACATATCCTAGGAATCAAAGATATGGCTGGTCTTTTAAAACCCCAAGCGGCTTACCGTTTAATTGGTGAATTAAAAGATACCGTAGATGTTCCGATTCACCTTCATACACATGACACAAGCGGTAATGGTATTTATACGTATGCAGCGGCAGTCAGTGCAGGCGTTGACATTGTTGACGTAGCATCAAGTGCGATGAGTGGAGCGACAAGCCAACCAAGCATGACAGGCCTTTATTACGGATTAGTTAATGGTAACCGTCAAACGAACTTAGACGCTCAAAATTCCCAAATCATCAATCATTACTGGGAAGATGTTCGTCACTATTATAAAGACTTTGACAATGCGCTTAACTCTCCGCAAACAGAAGTATATATTCATGAAATGCCAGGTGGTCAATATACTAACCTTCAACAACAAGCAATTGCTGTTGGACTTGGCGATCGCTGGGACGAAGTGAAAGAAATGTACACAGTGGTTAATAAAATGTTTGGTGATATCGTAAAAGTTACCCCTTCTTCCAAAGTCGTTGGAGACCTTGCTTTATTTATGGTTCAAAATGAATTATCTGAAGAAGATGTATACGAAAAAGGCGATACAATCGATTTCCCAGATTCCGTTATCGAATTCTTTATGGGAGAAATTGGTCAACCATACGGCGGCTTCCCAGAAAAACTTCAAAAACTAGTACTCAAAGGTCGTACACCACTAGCAGATCGTCCAGGTGCGTTAATGGAGCCAGTTAACTTCCTTGATGTCAAAACAGAACTAAAAGAAAAAATGGGTTATGAACCAACAGAAAAAGATGTCATTTCCTATATTTTATATCCAAAAGTGTTCCTAGATTATCAAGAAATGATTAATAAATATGGTGATGTAACAGTCCTTGATACACCAACCTTCTATAAAGGAATGCGCTTAGGTGAAACAATTGAAGTAGAACTTGAAAAAGGAAAAATTCTTTTAATCAAGCTAAATTCCATTGGGGAACCAATTGCAGATGGCACACGTGTTATCTATTTTGAACTAAATGGACAACCACGCGAAATTAACATTCAAGATATGAATGTTCAATCCACTGTTATTGCGCGCCGTAAGATCGATACTACGAACCCTGAACATGTTGGCGCAACAATGACAGGTTCAGTCATTCAAGTTGTCGTGAAAAAAGGCGATTCCGTGAAAAAAGGTGATCCACTTCTCATCACAGAGGCGATGAAAATGGAAACAACAATTCAAGCACCATTCGATGGTGAAGTCAGCAGCATTTATGTGTCTGATGGCGATACAATCGAATCTGGAGATCTATTAATTGAAGTAAACAGAATTTAA
- a CDS encoding ABC transporter substrate-binding protein produces MKWFKGIAVVLLLAILTACGNTETKAPEKKTEKIEVKDATGNTITLEEAPTKIVSLMPSNTEILFALDLGDKVKGVTAYDDYPKEAQKVEKVTSTSVDTEKIIAIKPDLVLGHESMLATEKDAYQLLKDAGINVFVVPDATDLKAAEKSIITVGKLTGKEKEAKEVTDSMEEQKVAIEKKAKELKTSPKVWIEISPDLYTAGKGTFMNEMLELAGGTNVVTESGFIPYNEEKVVELQPDIILSVYPDAKATIQKRAAWKDIPAVKNDKIYEMDANKLSRPGPRLLEGAADIQAVLGN; encoded by the coding sequence ATGAAATGGTTTAAAGGAATTGCCGTAGTACTATTACTTGCTATCTTAACTGCATGCGGGAATACTGAGACAAAGGCACCAGAAAAGAAAACAGAGAAAATCGAAGTGAAAGATGCAACTGGAAATACTATTACGCTAGAAGAGGCTCCTACTAAAATCGTATCATTAATGCCAAGTAACACAGAAATTTTATTTGCACTAGACTTAGGCGATAAAGTAAAAGGCGTTACTGCTTACGATGATTATCCAAAAGAAGCGCAAAAAGTGGAAAAAGTAACTTCTACTAGTGTGGATACAGAAAAAATCATTGCCATTAAACCTGACTTAGTTCTTGGTCATGAATCGATGCTTGCGACAGAAAAAGATGCTTATCAACTATTAAAAGATGCGGGAATTAACGTGTTTGTCGTTCCAGATGCAACAGATTTAAAAGCCGCAGAAAAATCTATCATCACGGTTGGTAAACTGACTGGAAAAGAAAAAGAAGCTAAAGAAGTTACTGATTCTATGGAAGAACAAAAAGTAGCAATTGAAAAGAAAGCGAAAGAACTAAAAACATCTCCAAAAGTATGGATTGAAATTAGCCCAGATTTATATACAGCCGGTAAAGGTACATTTATGAATGAAATGCTAGAACTTGCTGGTGGAACTAATGTCGTTACGGAGTCCGGTTTTATTCCTTACAATGAAGAAAAAGTAGTAGAGCTGCAACCGGATATCATTTTATCTGTCTATCCTGATGCCAAAGCAACGATCCAAAAACGTGCAGCATGGAAAGATATTCCAGCGGTTAAAAACGATAAAATCTATGAAATGGATGCCAATAAATTAAGCCGTCCAGGACCTAGATTGCTTGAAGGTGCCGCAGATATTCAGGCCGTTCTTGGAAACTAA